A window of Phycisphaeraceae bacterium genomic DNA:
TCGATCAGCAGATCGCGGGTTTCAAGATGGTCGGCGAAAGCGTCAAAACCATGTTCCGCGACTGCACCGCGGCCCTCATCGCTGTTGACCTCAACGACACCGCCGCCGACATCGACGTCGCCTTCCAGATGAAGCCGGGCTCGACCATGAGCAAGCACTTCCCAGGCGGCGGAAACCTGACCGGCACCATCGGTAAGCTCCCCGATGAGCCGTTCATGGTCGCTGGCGGGTTCGACGCTAAAGCCATCCGACTCTCGGACCTCATGGAGGCGATGGTCACCACGGCACCAGCCATGAAAAACTCGATGCCCGGCTATGACCAGTGGGGTCCGCTGATGGACGACATGAAGCGTTACAGCTACGCGCTGTACGAGCCCAAAGACAGCGGAACCGACGGAATGCTCAGGTCCGTGGGTCGTATCGAGTACGGCAACCCCGCCGCCGCACGCAACGCCATGCCCGACATCATGGCGGCCATGAATCAGTTCCAGGCACCCGTCGGACCCAATGGCGACATGATGACCTACAACACATCGACGCAGAAGAATGCCGGACAGGTCGACGGGCAGTCCTATGACACTTACACCTACCGACTGGACATGCCCCCGCAAGTCACTCAGCAGATGGGGCCTGTCGCTGGCCTCATCAGCATGGTGTCGAACTACAGCGGGATGGTCACCAACACCGAAAACACGCTGATCGCCACCACCGTCCAGGACGAAGCCCTCCTCGCCGCCGCCATCAAGGCCGACCGCGGGAACGCCAGCGATCCTGCGATGGTCGCCGATGCCCGCTCATCCGCCCTGCCCGAGGGGCTCGCCGCCGAGATGTACTTCAACATCGACGGCATCGTCTCGGCCGCCAGCGGGGCCATCTCAGCCATGGGCATGCCCGAGATCACCGCCCCCGGCGACCTCCCGCCCATCGCCATCGGCCTAGGCATCAAAGACAACGCCATGATCCACCGCGTCCACCTCCCATTTGAATCCATCAGCTTCCTCGCGGAAGAAGGCCAGAAACTCATGGGCGGGATGATGGGAGCGGGCATGCAACCCCAAACCGCTCCGCAAACCGGACCACGGGCTCCGTTCTAAATCATCCGATCCATCCATTCCTCAAACCCAATCAAGTAACGCGATCACGACGTAGTCCGATAAGAACCAACTCTCTAGCCCGCTAGGGCACCTTGACGGCTGAGGTGACTTCCCCAAAAAACAACCGAAACGCCTGCCGGGTTAACCTCTTGGCCTTCTTAGCCGATCTTCTCAACGCAAACCGGGACACAGTGGTGCACGGCGCACCGCCCCTGAGGCAGAGGAGCAAGGCATGGGACAACTCTCAAAAAACGTTGGCCGTTCACTCCAGTTTTTACTTTTTGGGCTCGTCATCCTGATCACAGGCTCACCTCTATGGGCAGCCACGAATCTAACCGAGAACAAGACCCTCGATCTGTACAAGGCCGAACTGGGGGCCACCGGTCAGTTCATCGCTCCGACCCTTGAGGTCGTCCAGCGGGAAGCCTTCGGCATCGCGGCCGCAGCCACCCAAAGTCCCGCCCTCGAAGTTGCCGAGTCAGGAGGATTCAACGCCGTCTTCCTGACCTGGGCCTTGACTCTGCTCACCGTCGCAGCCACCGTCTTTGCCGCCTGGTACCTCTCGACCTACACCGACACCGATGGAAACCGCCATCGCGGATGGACGCTGGGCAGCAAGCTCTCCCTCTCCATGGGAAGCCTGGCCATCCTCTTGATGGTGGTGACAAGCGTGACGCTGACCGGCCTTGCGGCATACAAAACCAATGACAAGCAGCTTCAGCGTCTGAGCAAGAACGCCCTGACGATCAACCACATCGAGACCGAGCTCCAGCAGATGCGGCTCGCCAGCAACAAGTTCCTCAGGGAAAACAACCAGGAAAGCCTCTCACAGTTCACCACCGCCATCGGTAACGTGCTCAACTACATCGATGAGGTCCGACCCCATCTCTCCGCCGAGGAAATCGAGTCGCTTGATCTGATCCAGCAAAAAATACAGGCTTACGATCGTGGCGTGAGTGAAGTCGTGATCGCCATCGACCAGCGCAATGGCATCCTCCACAGCCAACTCAACATCACCGGACCCCGCCTGGTCGAGTTGCTTATGGCCGTCAAGAAGACGGCCTGGGCCGACAACGATCAGATCGCATCGCTAATCGCAGCCGAAACATTAAACGAACTCTCGCTTGCCCGGGTTAGCGTGATGCGCTATCTCCGTACCTTCGCCGAGAAAGACGTGGCCGACGCCATCTCCCGGCTTTCCAACGCTGCAGAAACCACAACTGATCTCTCCGCAGAGCTACAGAACCCCGTCCGCAGGGCCTGGTTGGCCGAAATCGAATCAGGATTCGCCTTCTACGCCAAGCGCCTCAGGAAAATGAGTGAGCACATCGCCGACCGGGAGCGAATCGTTAATCAACAGTTGGACGTCTATGGCCCTCAGATCACCAAGGCAGGTAAAGACCTCATCGCCAGTGTGGAGCAGAAGCAAGCCACACTGGCCAGCAATAACGCCTCATTGTGGGTCTGGGTAACCACGATCACGCTGACTGCAGGCACCATCTCACTGCTCCTCGCCTTCTCAATCACCTTCATCCTCGTTCGCGGTATCAACCTCATCGCCAACAAGGTCCTCGGAGCCATGAACGCCGTGGCCGATGGCAACCTGTCGGTCCCTCTGCTCAATGCCAAAGGCACGGACGAGCTGGCCATGCTCGCTCACGCCACCGACCAAATGAACACCTCACTCCGCGACGTCATCCAGCAGGTGCGTGATTCAGCGAGCTCCGTCACCCAGGGCGCGACCCAGATCGCAGCTGCCTCCGAAGAGATCTCCAGCGGGATGACTGACCAATCCGCTCAGGTCACCCAGGTCTCCGCCGCCATCGAAGAGATGTCGTCTTCCATCGTCGAGGTCGCCCGAAAATCCGCCGACGCTTCCAACGCAGCCAGTGACGCCGGGTCCGTCGCCGACTCGGGCGGGCAGGTCGTCCGCGAAACGGTCGAGGGCATGAACGCCATCAACAACGCCGTCAGCGATTCTTCCCGGAGCGTTGCCGAACTCGGTAAACGAGGAGAACAGATCGGCGAGATCATCTCAGTCATCAACGACATCGCCGACCAGACCAACCTCCTCGCCCTCAACGCAGCCATCGAAGCCGCCCGCGCCGGAGAGCACGGCAGAGGCTTCGCCGTCGTCGCCGATGAGGTCCGCAAACTCGCCGACCGCACCACCAAGGCCACCGAGGAAATCGCCGAGTCCATTGAAGCGATCCAGACCGAGACCGGCTCGGCGGTCAGCAAGATGGAACGGGGCACCGAACAGGTCGCCAAGGGCGTCGAGCAGGCCACCTCCGCAGGCAAGAGCCTCGAACAGATCGTGGTTTCCACCCGTGACGTCGCCTCGATGATCCAGTCCATCGCTGCCGCCGCCGAAGAGCAGTCCTCGGCCAGCGAGCAGGTCTCTCGGAGCATCAGCTCCATCCAGGTCATCACCGAGGAGTCCACCAAAGGCGCCCAGTCGGCCGCGCAGGCCGCCACCAGCCTCGCCGACAAAGCCGAACGCCTCAACCAGTTGGTGGCCAGGTTCAAACTGGACAAAGCAGGCTAAGCCACACACAACAGGAACACTCCCATCAGCGGTCGAGAGCCTATGTGCTCCGACCGCTTTTTCGTAGGCCGCACGCGGTCTGATACCTTGTACCGATGCGGACCAACGTACTGATCATCGGCGGCGGAGGGCGCGAGCACGCCCTGGGCTGGAAACTCTCGCAATCCAAACGCTGCGGAGAACTCTACTTCGCGCCTGGCAATGGCGGGACCGCTTCCCTGGGTAAAAACCTCGACTGGCAAGTCGAACGGGTCGACACCAAACTCGCCGACCAGATCGACTACTTCTGCCGAAAAAACAAGATCTCACTGATCATCATCGGCCCCGAGGACCCCCTCGCCGCTGGCCTCACCGATCGTCTGCTCAAGACCCCCGGAGCCAAAGAACGCCGCATCTTCGGCCCCACCGCCGAGGCCGCGAAACTCGAAGCCGACAAAGCCTGGTCCAAGCAGCTCATGCGCGGCTGCTCCATCCCCACCGCTGACGCCAAAACCTTCACCGACCACAAAGCCGCCCGTGCCTACTGCGCCGCCCGAGAGCTACCCGTTGTCGTCAAAGCCTCGGGCTTAGCCAAAGGTAAGGGCGTCATCGTCTGCAGCGACGCCGACGAAGCCGTCGCCGCCGTCGATACCATCATGAAGGACAAGACCTTTGGCGACGCTGGCACCACCGTCGTCGTCGAAGAACGCCTCGTCGGCCAGGAAGTCTCCATCCTCGCTATGGTCGATGGCAAGAGCATCTACGTCCTCGAACCCGCTCAGGACCACAAACCCGTCGGCGAAGGCGACACCGGGCCCAACACCGGCGGAATGGGGGCCTACACACCCACGCCCATCATCGACGACAAGACCATGCACCTCATCGAAGCCGAAGTGCTCGTGCCCATCGTCGATGCCCTGCGCCGCAGCGAGATCGACTATCGCGGGGTCCTCTACGCTGGCCTCATGCTCACCGCTGGCGGGCCCAAAGTCCTCGAGTTCAACTGCCGCTTCGGCGATCCCGAAACCCAGCCCCTGATGATGCGCCTCAAAGGCGACCTCCTCGACCTCATCGAAGCCACCTGCGATGGCGAACTCGATCGCATCCAGATCGACTGGGACCGCAGGCACTGCACCAGTGTCGTCATGGCCTCAGCCGGATACCCCGGCGATTACCCCAAAGCACTACCCATCACCGGCATCGAGGAAGCCGAAGCCGACCCCGATGTCAAAGTCTTCCACGGCGGAACCGCCATCAAACACGGCGAACTCGTCACCGCTGGCGGGCGCGTGCTTAGTGTCTGCGCCCTGGCCAACTCCATCGAAGAAGCCCAGGCCAAAGCCAACGCAGCCTGCGCCAAGATCCACTTCGACGGCGCCCACTACCGCAAAGATATCGGCTCCCGCGTCCTCAAGAACAACCCCGCGACTGTCTGATTCAGCTTGACAGCCGCAGCGCATCATCACCGAAGACCAGCACCCCCACGACCAGCGCCGCGATCGACGCCAACAGCACACCCGCTGCCGCGACATCCTTCGCACGACCGATCATCTCGTGATGCTCCGGGCTGATCGCATCCCCCATCGCCTCGATCGCGGTGTTCATCGCCTCAGCGACCAGCACCAGACCACTCGCCAGCAAAACCGCCAACCACTCACCCTTGGTGATTCCGCACAACACACCCAGCACGATCACAAGCAACAAGCCGGCCAGATGCCATCGCGCATTCGGCTCACCAGCGATGAGTGATCCAAGCCCTCTCAAGGCGTGGGCAAAGCTCGCCCGCCACCCGGTTCGCCAGCGGGAACCCCGGTTCATGAGTCTTCGCTGGATTTACCCGCCTTCTCAGAAGCCGAAGGCTTGGTGAGCACTTCATCCACCAGGCCATAAGCCTTGGCCTCTTCAGCCGAGAAGAACCGGTCACGCTCGGAATCCTCTTCGATCTGCGCCACCGGCTGACCGGTGCGCTCCGCAAGCATCTCATTCAACTCCGCTTTGGTCTTGAGGATCTCCTCAGCCTGGATCTGAACATCCGTGGTCTGCCCATAGATGCCGCCGTAAGGCTGGTGGATCATCACCTTGGAGTGCGGTAAGCAGTACCGCTTGCCCTTCGCCCCACAGGCCAGCGTCAACGCTCCGCCCGACATCGCCTTGCCGATGCAGTACGTCGCCACCTCCGAATCAATGTGATTCATCGTGTCGATCATCGCCAGCGTGTCGTCAACCGCCCCGCCCGGCGAGTTGATGTACAGATTGATATCCACACCCGGCTTGGAGTTGTGCAGGTGCAACAAACGCATGATCACACCCGTCGCCGAAGCGTGGTTGATCTCGCCAACCAGAAAAATGACCCTGTTCTCGAGCAGCAGCTCGTCAATGGTCATCTCTCGATAACGCTGATACGACGCCAGCCGTGTCCCGGGCATCACCGGATCGACGGCGGCGTTAGAACCAAAAGGGGAAAAGTGAGCAAGGTTGCTGGAAGGGTCTACGTTCATCGGCGAGATCACTCCGTGGGCTACTGCGGTCAGGGAATCCGTTCGGTAACGGATTGTAAGACGTGACCGCCCGAGATGTTGGCCCACGAAGTGGCGGAGATCATTCTGAGTCAGATTCGTCCGACTGAGTCTCCAGAAGGGACCGCAGATAGCTGTTCTCACGACGGGTCGCCTCGAGGTCAAAGACCAGATACTTCAGCGACAACCGCAGGTAATCCAGCGACTCGTGCAGCTCCCCGATGCTCTTCTTGAGCCGGACGTGCCGCGACTGAGTCTGCTCGGCAAGACGCGTGAGCTTCTCACGCTCCGCCTCGGGCAGCGAGGAAATCTGGTTCATCAGCTCGGTGAGCTTCGTCTGGAAGGTGCTTTCATCCATCACGGTCCTCCTGGTCTTCTCTTTTCCATCCGGGCAGCGGGGGTGGGGTGGGGGCGGACTCTCTCTTTTCCGCCGGGCGGGGGTGGGGTGCGGGGGGGTCACATTGCCGCAACGCTAAGAGATAGAACGAAACCCGTGCCAAAGACCGAAACCCGCCCGAATGAACTAAGATCAAATTTTAACATATTGATATCATTGAACTTAGACAACCAATCAAGCAGCCGCCCACCTGCAGAGCTTATACCGCTTACGCCGCCCCGCCTCCAAAGCACGACGCTGCATCAGGCGATTCCCCTGTTAAATCAAGATATCAAAGGCACTTACCGCACCTGTTGCCGCCACGCAACACCCAAAGCGGTTGTCGCCTCGTGCAACCCGCCCGACTCAACCCTTGAACCGCACCTTGCCACGACCTCGCGTCACCCGCCCAATCCGATACACCCGCTCCCCGAGTCGCTCAAGGCGCTCAGCGATCGCCTCCGCGAAATGCGGACGCACCACCAGGCAATACCCGATGCCCATGTTGAACACCCGCAGCATCTCCTCGTCATCCACATCACCCCACCGCTGCAGCGCTGTGAAAATAGGCGGAACATCCCATGTCGTCCGATCAAGCACCGCATCCAGGTCCTTGGGCAACGCACGATTCAGGTTCCCAGGCAGCCCGCCGCCTGTGATATGCGCCATCGCCGACACCGGACG
This region includes:
- the purD gene encoding phosphoribosylamine--glycine ligase yields the protein MRTNVLIIGGGGREHALGWKLSQSKRCGELYFAPGNGGTASLGKNLDWQVERVDTKLADQIDYFCRKNKISLIIIGPEDPLAAGLTDRLLKTPGAKERRIFGPTAEAAKLEADKAWSKQLMRGCSIPTADAKTFTDHKAARAYCAARELPVVVKASGLAKGKGVIVCSDADEAVAAVDTIMKDKTFGDAGTTVVVEERLVGQEVSILAMVDGKSIYVLEPAQDHKPVGEGDTGPNTGGMGAYTPTPIIDDKTMHLIEAEVLVPIVDALRRSEIDYRGVLYAGLMLTAGGPKVLEFNCRFGDPETQPLMMRLKGDLLDLIEATCDGELDRIQIDWDRRHCTSVVMASAGYPGDYPKALPITGIEEAEADPDVKVFHGGTAIKHGELVTAGGRVLSVCALANSIEEAQAKANAACAKIHFDGAHYRKDIGSRVLKNNPATV
- a CDS encoding ATP-dependent Clp protease proteolytic subunit; this translates as MNVDPSSNLAHFSPFGSNAAVDPVMPGTRLASYQRYREMTIDELLLENRVIFLVGEINHASATGVIMRLLHLHNSKPGVDINLYINSPGGAVDDTLAMIDTMNHIDSEVATYCIGKAMSGGALTLACGAKGKRYCLPHSKVMIHQPYGGIYGQTTDVQIQAEEILKTKAELNEMLAERTGQPVAQIEEDSERDRFFSAEEAKAYGLVDEVLTKPSASEKAGKSSEDS
- a CDS encoding diacylglycerol kinase family protein, whose protein sequence is MNRGSRWRTGWRASFAHALRGLGSLIAGEPNARWHLAGLLLVIVLGVLCGITKGEWLAVLLASGLVLVAEAMNTAIEAMGDAISPEHHEMIGRAKDVAAAGVLLASIAALVVGVLVFGDDALRLSS
- a CDS encoding methyl-accepting chemotaxis protein produces the protein MGQLSKNVGRSLQFLLFGLVILITGSPLWAATNLTENKTLDLYKAELGATGQFIAPTLEVVQREAFGIAAAATQSPALEVAESGGFNAVFLTWALTLLTVAATVFAAWYLSTYTDTDGNRHRGWTLGSKLSLSMGSLAILLMVVTSVTLTGLAAYKTNDKQLQRLSKNALTINHIETELQQMRLASNKFLRENNQESLSQFTTAIGNVLNYIDEVRPHLSAEEIESLDLIQQKIQAYDRGVSEVVIAIDQRNGILHSQLNITGPRLVELLMAVKKTAWADNDQIASLIAAETLNELSLARVSVMRYLRTFAEKDVADAISRLSNAAETTTDLSAELQNPVRRAWLAEIESGFAFYAKRLRKMSEHIADRERIVNQQLDVYGPQITKAGKDLIASVEQKQATLASNNASLWVWVTTITLTAGTISLLLAFSITFILVRGINLIANKVLGAMNAVADGNLSVPLLNAKGTDELAMLAHATDQMNTSLRDVIQQVRDSASSVTQGATQIAAASEEISSGMTDQSAQVTQVSAAIEEMSSSIVEVARKSADASNAASDAGSVADSGGQVVRETVEGMNAINNAVSDSSRSVAELGKRGEQIGEIISVINDIADQTNLLALNAAIEAARAGEHGRGFAVVADEVRKLADRTTKATEEIAESIEAIQTETGSAVSKMERGTEQVAKGVEQATSAGKSLEQIVVSTRDVASMIQSIAAAAEEQSSASEQVSRSISSIQVITEESTKGAQSAAQAATSLADKAERLNQLVARFKLDKAG